The Phalacrocorax carbo chromosome 11, bPhaCar2.1, whole genome shotgun sequence genome includes a region encoding these proteins:
- the LOC104051688 gene encoding homeobox protein CDX-1, whose protein sequence is MYVSYLLDKETSMYPGSARCSSNNLPVQNFVSTPPYSDYMGYHPVPTLDTHGQPAGTWGSHYGPQREDWNAYGPGPSSTVAAAHINGSPPGQVSYSSADYSSLHPAGSGGLPPVETINTQQISPNSQRHSSYEWMRKTVQSTSTGKTRTREKYRVVYTDHQRLELEKEFHYNRYITIRRKSELAANLRLSERQVKIWFQNRRAKERKLMKKKMTHFDGSNLGSMQSDSGSASPMPVPDQQTHSEMSSSLFPPPPPPPPLPMNGLQHNGNLQQVVASQ, encoded by the exons ATGTATGTGAGTTATCTTTTGGATAAAGAAACCAGCATGTATCCGGGATCTGCAAGGTGCAGCAGCAACAACCTGCCAGTGCAAAACTTTGTGTCCACTCCGCCCTATTCAGATTACATGGGATATCATCCTGTGCCAACTCTGGACACCCATGGGCAGCCGGCAGGAACCTGGGGATCTCACTATGGCCCACAGAGGGAGGACTGGAACGCTTACGGCCCAGGACCTTCCAGCACGGTTGCTGCTGCACACATCAATGGCTCGCCTCCTGGACAGGTCTCCTACAGTTCTGCTGATTACAGCTCCCTCCATCCTGCTGGATCCGGGGGGTTACCTCCCGTAGAAACAATTAATACACAGCAAATCTCTCCCAACAGCCAAAGGCACAGCTCTTACGAATGGATGAGGAAAACGGTGCAATCCACTTCTACAG GTAAAACAAGAACAAGAGAGAAGTACCGAGTGGTTTACACAGATCATCAGAGATTAGAATTAGAGAAGGAATTTCATTACAACAGATACATTACAATCAGGAGGAAGTCTGAACTTGCTGCAAACCTAAGACTTTCCGAGAGACAG GTGAAAATCTGGTTCCAGAACCGCAgagccaaagaaagaaaattaatgaagaagaaaatgactCATTTTGATGGCAGCAATCTTGGCTCTATGCAGAGTGACTCTGGCTCAGCGAGCCCGATGCCGGTTCCTGACCAACAGACTCATTCAGAAATGTCCAGTTCCTTATTcccccctccacctcctccacctccacTCCCCATGAATGGTTTGCAGCACAACGGGAACCTGCAGCAGGTAGTGGCCTCTCAGTAA